Below is a genomic region from Zea mays cultivar B73 chromosome 9, Zm-B73-REFERENCE-NAM-5.0, whole genome shotgun sequence.
TAGAGCGGAGGACGTGCTGACTTGAtgaagagttgatgcagatctatTCCTGCAGCAACGACGAGGTAGAACGTGCTGATAACATATTgataactacgttaccacggatcaccagatccgcttccTTCTCTTCCGTCAACATATTAGGCGTGAGAAGTTATAGAAGACCCGTCTTCCTTTCCATAATCACGACAGAGAAACACACGAGACAGAAGATATAGAGTTGTGTCTATGACCTTTTTCTCTTAACTCCATTATAAGAGatgtacatgttccttatatagagatgaccCTCAGTATAAAGCCGGTATTTGACCACATAACCTTTTGTTAGGGTTTCTTAACAATATGCGCCAGTACTGTAACAGCTAGGGAATCAATCAATAACAGAAATCAGTTCAACCTCACCTACTCTTCCGGCTTCGTCCGACGGTTCTTGCTTCTTGCTCACGTCTCGGCGAACTCTGGCCGACGACCACGACCTGACCGTGACATCCTTCTTAGGCCTTGTTCGATTAATCCCGTTACCTATAGATTAGATGAGATTGAAAAAAATTGTAAAGAAATTTAACTTATTTAGGATTTAAATTTAACCAATATCATTTAATCCACGTGAATTGAGATCTAATCGAACAAGCCCTAAGTCCTTATCgggcttggatttcttgtggcgcCCGGGCTCGTCGGTGCTGGCCGGCGGCGCCATGGTGGCCGGCTGCTACGAGAGCGGCACCAGCCCATCATACCGAGAACACCCCGCTCTAATGCGATCCTTCTGAGCACGGGCCGCAGAGATAGGCCGGTGTCAGTAACTGGGCCGGCCCATGGATCTACTACCATCAGGTGGAGGGCCCACAAGATTATGAACCGCTTCCTCTCCTTGTTGGAACGATCCATCCAGGCATCCACACACGCGGCCGAGCCAATTCCGCTGGAGAGGAGTACACGCCTCATTACGCCCATCCACGTGCTCGCCTCGCCCCATCGCGGACCTTTCCTCGGCGGCGTCGCCATCTCATCGGCGGCGGGCGTGCGGCCGGTGGCCGGAGCCCTTAGGCGATGGCGACCTCGTCTGTGGCGGCGGACATGGAGCTGGACCGGCCAAACCTGGAGGACTACCTCCCGCCCGACTCGCTCCCGCAGGAGGCGCCCCGGAATCTCCATCTGTAATCGCCCTAGGGCCCTGTCTCCAATCCTTGCTTTTCCGTTCCTAGACCCTAGTTTGGCGGATGCTTCGGTTCTACCGAGATTTACGAGGCTTTGTGCGCTTTTTATGGTGCTGCGCAGGCGCGATCTGCTGGACATCTCGCCGGTGCTCACCGAGGCAGCGGGTGCCATTGTCGATGTGAGTGCCTCCTCGGATTTAAGTGCTATCCTAGCAGAGGATATATTTCCAGCGTTATGATCTGTCAGGTTTAGTAAACTAACTCTGCTTGCAATGGCAATGGGTCAAGATGAGTCTCGGCTTTAAGCTTTTCTGTAGTCTAGAATACCATAGTATTCTCATATACCATTGTATTGCATTGAAACTATAAAAATACTTTgctaccaaacaggccctaagtttTCATGACAATGCTAACTTCTTGCATATGTTCACTAAATACCATGGTTTTAGATACTTTGGGTGTGTttgggttggcttttggctttgacttttgccccctaaaaggcAAAACCTAAATCAAAGGGCTGGATCTAAAAAGCAGTTTTTTCTAAAAATCTGACTTTATCGCAGTGTAAAACTGAAAACACCTCTGAACCTGCTTTTAGCGGCTTTTGGATGGAACCGTAAAAATATGTGGAATAATTTTTAGCTTTTTAGTGGTTTTCACTACAGTTTTAGCTTTTTAGCAGTTCATAGTCCACATCAGCTTTTTTCACAGGTCACAggctcacagcccacaacaacttttttcacgGCCACAacacaaccaaacagaccctttgtCTCCAAACAAGTGTTGGTTGGATTGATGTAAAAATTACTATGGTTGTGTCATGACTTTAAAACCATAGTATTTCTCTTTGTTTCCAAACGGCCCTTAATTGTTTCGCTTAATTTGTTATCCATGCTTTGTTCTCTGGAGTTGCATATTACTTTGCTATATTCCATTCGCTAACTAGATGAAAAGTATATTTCATTTGTTTTTAAAGTTCTGAAGGTTAACATTCTTGCTTTCTTATGTGAATTAATGGTGTAAAACCTAATCTTATAGTTAACTCAGAGGACTTCACAAAGAGAAAATTATTTATGGAAAGTATTTAACTGTCCTGATTTTGTTAATCTTTCCTGTATAAGAGTTATTATCGTATCTGTGGTGTTTCAGATTGTACAATCCACTAAATTTAGCAATTGACATGTCCCCTTATTATGCAAGATTTTCAATAGGTTATTTAACATGTAGAACATTTGTGCAATCTTTAGTTAATTTTCACCACTTAGCTAAAGATGAAGAAGTATTTCCTCAATATTAAGCATGCCAATCTAATTTGAATGAGGCTCCTTTTACATGATATGCTAATAGTATCATTACAGGATAGTAACCTTTGTGGAGCATCTAGGTACCAGCTacccttttatttatttatttttaaccaacctgggtagaaaccCCATCCATGTGCTAGCATATCACTCTTGCTGGAAATAATTGTGTTTGCTTCAGCGCGAATTTGATTTTTTTCACTCTGTATTGTAGATACATAGTTGTTTTGGTATAGTTGTCCTACTTACATTATGTTGTATGGGTTATTTTGGAGATAGCTGAAGTTTATTGTTGGAACAATCACATGCAGCCTGTGTGTTATTGGTCATTCTGTTTGTTTTCATCATAGTAAACTATAGAGGAATTATTAATGCACTTCATTTTGTAAATGCAAAATTATGCTACTCCATATTCTTTATATCGGTTAACTCAAAATGCAAAGCTCTTGACACATAACCAAGTGTCAACTAAATCTGCAGGTAAATCTTTCTTTATTGAGATATAAATGGAACATGAGAATATTCTGTTTCATGTGAATATAGACTTGAGGATCCTTTGTATATGTAAATGACCATAGCCACTAGCTAGGTAATAATCAAAACTATAGACCACTTGATGTTTGAGGTGCAAAAAAAAATGTTATGTGTTTGCAAAGATGGTATCATAACGTAAAATCTTCCTTATCTTGTGTGCCATTGTTTCTTTCACTTAATTGCCGTATGTATATTTCCTTATTTGTCTGACTGTCTTATATCATTGACTGTATTTCCACATGCGCAGGACTCCTTCACACGGTGCTTTAAGTCAAATTCTCCAGAGCCATGGAATTGGAACATATATCTGTTCCCCTTATGGTGCTTTGGTGTAGTAATAAGATATGGAATACTCTTCCCACTGAGGTACTTGATTGTTAAGATATCCCTAATTCTTTTCCTTCACTGAGTAATTTTTTTGTTCAACTGATTAGATTACTCAATTCTCAGACACTAAATTCTACACCCACTCTTTGTTCGACACTTGTGTTCTGCACTAGTTTGTTTACCACATAAATTGGGACGTGCTTGAACCCAACAAAACTAGAGTGCAACTTTTAGAGCCAAAGAGGATTCAGGGAGGCCCTGTGTTGAATGTAATCAGTTCACCATATTAAATAGAGCATGTACTTGTGCTAATTTCGCACCAACCCCACCCATAACCATCTATTTTAAGAGAATACTGTAAAAATGGCATGATCTACCTGCTTTTGTAGACCGGACCGAAAAGAAAAATATTTTGATCAAACCATCTCATCCTCATTCAGAACCTTGAATTGCAAATCTTGTGTTTGGGATGCCAAGAAATCACATCATAAGCCATGTTTTCTGACAAATTGTCTACATCTTCAGTTGCTTCAGCCGAAATATAATTTCTGGAAGTTCAATTTTCTTATAAAATTTTGCTAATATAATTGTGTGATGAAATTCATTTTCTGCAAGTGCTTCACCTCCCTCTATTGTTTCCTCATGTCAAACATTGAATCATCGTCACCGGATTCTTTTAATTATCTAATCAGGTCCTTAACGCTTGCAATAGGATGGTTAGCATTTTTTGCTGCCTTTTTTCCTGTCCATTTCCTATTGAAAGGGCAAGACAAGTTGAGAAGTAAAATTGAGGTAAGCTATATTATCCGGTGTACCTATATGAGCTTCCATAGTATCTTTTCTATTCCGTTATTCCTCAGGCTGATTCTGAGATGGTGTTCTTGGTGTAATAACTTGACGTTGCAATTTCTAACCTCGATTGTCTGCTGAGAATAGAACTGTTTAGTTCATAATATAGCTTTCTTGGTGGCAGCAAGTACCTGCTTCATAAAATTCACCTACGACCATCTGTGCTATGGTTACCCTGTTAGTAGTCATCTTATTAGGCCTATAAGTGCTTAAAAATGTCCTTTTAAAGCTTATTGGAATTCAACTTGTTGCACACTCATATGTGGCATTAGACATGCTATAAATGTTGGATTCTTGTCAACAGAAGGGCATAAGCCCTGGCCATTCGAAGTCAACCTTGTTGCTAAGCGAGCCATATGCCTTCTTTTCACAGTATTTCTCATTATATTAATATTTTGCTTTGCCTATAGTGCGAGATTTGACTGCAGAAGAGTAGCACGAGGATTGAACAGTTTTATTCTCTTTATTTTGGCTTTTAGTTTTCAAGTTTTTGATCTCTTGAAGTCTTGATTACATTCTTTTGTTTCAAACTACTTGTAGAGGAAGTTGGTTGAAATGATGTGCAGTGTTTTTGTTGCTTCATGGACTGGAGTTATCAAGTATCATGGACCACGCCCAAGCACACGACCTCATCAGGTTACCTTTTTTTCTTTGTTCCGGTAGCTCATGTTTAGATTGTGCACATGTAAGAACATTAGACGTAGGTATAATTTATCCATGATGTTGAGCTGTTAAGCTGAACAGGGTATTGGAACTTATATGCACTACCAtgttataatattattttttaacTATTATCGAAAAATACTAACTTTTTGCTTCCCAATTTATCCTGCTTGTAGCTCCGATAAAACATGTTCATGGTATCATTATGTAGGTCCTTGTTCTTCTTACATAAGCACATTTCCTTTAATGTGAGTGGATTGCTGATAACTTCCCTTTGCAACTCTATTACATCAGGTATTCGTTGCAAACCATACATCGATGATAGATTTCATTATTCTGGAGCAAATGACAGCATTTGCTGTCATCATGCAGAAGCATCCTGGATGGGTTGGTGAGTCTCTGGTTCTTCTGAAACTTCTCTGCTAGTTTCGAATGCTagatttattatctatttatttgaCTGTTCCCATTATTTACAGGATTTATTCAGAAGACTATCTTGGAAAGTGTCGGTTGCATCTGGTTTAATCGTAATGATCTCCGGGACCGTGAAGTTACGGCACGGAAGTAAGTTTTGTCTTACAAATCATAATCCCATTGACTATGTAGTTCATTTTATTCAGCAAATTACATTGCCAGGTTACGTGATCATGTTCAACAACCAGACAACAATCCTCTGTTGATTTTTCCGGAAGGAACTTGTGTGAACAACCAGTACACGGTCATGTTCAAGAAGGTGAACCCTATCTTTGTTTAAGTCAAAATATAGTTTGACTTTGAATATGTTACATCATTGTGTTGTATGATGTTTTCTTCATGAATAAAATCAGGATTTCTTGTTCATGAAGCTCTATTAATTAATGCACATATACCTGCGTGTCACTACATCATTTAAAAGAAACTATATATATGTTTAATATTGTATCTAGTATTCCAGGCTTCCTGGTAGGACGCAAGCATAGAACAATTTCATTGTCGCTTGACAGTAATTAGATGTCAGACACTAGAAGTTCGTTACCTGTTGCATTGCATTAATTTACATCTTTGCTGTTGTTTACCGTGGTGATGGTTTATATCTTGTTTTCTCAGGGTGCCTTTGAGCTTGGCTGCGCTGTATGTCCAATAGCTATCAAGTACAATAAAATATTTGTTGATGCCTTTTGGAACAGTAAGAAGTAAGGAGCACAAATGATGAATTAATTTGGTTTGTCTAGACTTTCTTCTTTAGTTAACATAATTACCTCACGAAATGTTTCAGGCAATCTTTTACAATGCACTTGGTCCGGCTGATGACATCATGGGCTGTTGTGTGTGATGTTTGGTACTTACCTCCTCAATATCTGAGGGAGGGAGAGACGGCAATTGCATTTGCTGAGAGGTGACCCATTTGTTTAGTTCATTTTCTTTTCCAAGAAAAACTTAGGGTCCTTTCTTTTTGGAGATGCCATAAAATTGATTGTTCCTTGCATATTGAAATGCTTTGCACAGAGTAAGGGACATGATAGCTGCTAGAGCTGGACTAAAGAAGGTTCCTTGGGATGGCTATCTGAAACACAACCGTCCTAGTCCCAAACACACTGAAGAGAAGTGAGTTTCCTCCCATCCACTTCCTCGCTGACTCGTTCCCCATTTCCTGAGTCCACGTTTCTAAAATGATTTCTGATCACCAGACAACGCATATTTGCCGAATCTGTCTTGATGAGACTGGAGGAGAAATGAAGGGACGTAAAGCCGTACAAGTGCACTTCGTTAGGGTTTTACATGCAGCTACCTTGTAATTCGGTTGGCTTCCAGAAAAAAAAAAGTGAGCCTGGGACACGTCAAGTGACCACCTCAGTTTTGTTGTAAATTTGTTACTAGTTTGATAGGATTATTAGTATGTACTTATCAGGAAAAGAATTCTCAGTATGTGTTTTGGCTGCCCATTCAATGATAGGTCAGTGATTAACACCGAAGCATTGTGCTCTCGTGAGATGCTGTGTTGGTCTTAATATATTGACGGTACTGTACCATGGTTTAAATGTGATTATTGAAGCAATGTGAATGGATTAGCTGGCTAAGAAAGGAAGTAAATTGAATTGTTTGAATTTGCAGTGTGCTATGTCCATGTGTTGCACGCTGTGACATTTGTGACGTCAGTAATATTGGTATTCACAGCGCATCGGCCTCGCTCCCCAAGCCTATACAAGTTTTGTTGCGCTAACCGCCCGGATGGCTTGGCTTTCAAACTCGAGGTTTATACTGATTTAGACGAATGGCCTATGTCCAGTTGAAATGGTCGGTTGTGTTCCACGAGCTCGATAGCCGaagttgcagtagggggttataaCTGCGAAGAAGAGGGGAGATCGAGCGCTAGGGCTGGAGTCTCGATGCGTGTGTGTGTGAGGAGTGGAAACTGCCACCACCCTCTTGCGGCTCCCCACCCCTTTATACAAGTCTATGTTTGGATATTCTAGTATCCACCCCAATACAAATGAGTTGAGAGAGAATGGGATGAATACTAGAGTATCTAAATAAACCAAAAGAAGGTGAGGTTACAtgcaaagatggaaagaagagaGGCCCTAGGGCCTGGGCGTCCATTGGCCCGAGGATGTACCATCTGGTCTTGTCAGCCTCGTGTTTTGATCCTGAGCTTGGAGTCTGTGGTGGTTGCTGATAGGTGGGCCCTAGCGTCGGGTGTGCCTCCATGTGATGATGGAGCGTGCGACCCGTTACACAAATGCTCGTCGTCCTATTCGATCGAGCCACATGACATCACCACGCGGGGCTCCCGCTCCGTCACAGAAGTCAACGGGTTTTCGAGCCCGAGGCGGTGGGTGCATGTGTGTCCTTGACATCGGCCTTGGATGTTGTTGCATCCTAGTTTTGAAGCTTTAATCACAATGAATAAACAGCGAAACCAGTTTTCAAATTTGATCTTTAATTTAGGAGATATGATTTTTTGACTTTGCATGCATGTTGGGGTCTACGAAAGTGACATGTGAGTGGGTGAGAGAGGGGGCTAGTGCGATGGTGGGAGATGGGGCGCGCGATGTGGCGCGTGCGGTTCGACCCAGGTGATGGACCGTTGGGTCCCATCACCTTAGGTGATGAATAGATCTGTCATATGTATAACAGAAAACATAATCATAGTTTATGTGTTTAGCACTACAAATCCAAAACCATTATAACATTACTATCGTACTATCATCATATGTTCTAACTTCGAATATTAAATCAAACAACCAAATAATGCATTAGTTGTTATAGATTTACAAACCCTTATTATAATAAAATAGCAACAAACATCATTATAGAGCAATCCAACATCTATTCCACAAATATGTAACATTTCATTGTGCAACACTAATGTTTTATGCTACTAGCAACCACAAGTTCACAAAATTATAACCAATAATCAAATATTAAATATGCAGTGTAAGTATGTAACCATACGATAATGCAAAATTTAATCAAATGGCATATCCATACATGTCCATATCACAGATCATAACTATGAGAGACGAGTCCACACCGACGACTATATGAACTTGTGTTGCGTCTTGGCTTGGCTTGCCTGGCTCGTGAGCTAGCTCACAAGCTAGCCTAAATTGGCTCATTAGAGAATCGAGTTAGAATGGTGACTCAGCTCGCTTCAAAATTAAAATGACCTGAGCCACTAATGAGCCAAGTTGAATGAGTTATCGAGCCATGAGTATTTTGTTTAGCCTAGTCACAAGCAGCTGTGGTTGTAGAGGGTGAAAAGTGCCTCGGCCATTTTATCATTGTCGACAACATCATGTTTAATCTCAATTTGAGAGGCCGCAACCGGCAACAACAACTAACATAATGAGGAGAGTTGCAAACAACATTCATCTAATCTAAATTAAATACAATAACCAAAATTATCCTTAACCTTAGGACCGAACAACTCCTTTGATGCTGCTAATTTATCTGCCTAATCACCGTCGTGCTGCCCAATCAAACGCCACGTTCGCAAACGAGCGCACCACACAGGGCTGGCCAGTGGCCACTAGTAGTGCTCTGCACGTAAAGAATGCACGCTTAAGCACGGCTTAACACAAACCCGTCCCGCCACAACCCCACGAACAACAGCGCTACGGACGCACGGCGACTCCGAACTTCTGTTCCTAACGACGGTGACGCCGTACACCCACACCCGTCCTGCCATGCCAGCAGCCATGTCGACGACTCCTCGCGCTCGCGGCCGGAAGTCCCACCGCCGCGCCCGGTGCAGGTGCTTAGGCGGCAACAAAGAGGACCGCGCCACGCCGTGCTGCTCCTTCAACCCGCTGAGGCCCCTCTTCCGATGCCCCCGCCGACACCgtagc
It encodes:
- the LOC100279795 gene encoding 1-acyl-sn-glycerol-3-phosphate acyltransferase zeta, whose protein sequence is MATSSVAADMELDRPNLEDYLPPDSLPQEAPRNLHLRDLLDISPVLTEAAGAIVDDSFTRCFKSNSPEPWNWNIYLFPLWCFGVVIRYGILFPLRSLTLAIGWLAFFAAFFPVHFLLKGQDKLRSKIERKLVEMMCSVFVASWTGVIKYHGPRPSTRPHQVFVANHTSMIDFIILEQMTAFAVIMQKHPGWVGFIQKTILESVGCIWFNRNDLRDREVTARKLRDHVQQPDNNPLLIFPEGTCVNNQYTVMFKKGAFELGCAVCPIAIKYNKIFVDAFWNSKKQSFTMHLVRLMTSWAVVCDVWYLPPQYLREGETAIAFAERVRDMIAARAGLKKVPWDGYLKHNRPSPKHTEEKQRIFAESVLMRLEEK